The following coding sequences lie in one Aphis gossypii isolate Hap1 unplaced genomic scaffold, ASM2018417v2 Contig01064, whole genome shotgun sequence genomic window:
- the LOC126555755 gene encoding uncharacterized protein LOC126555755 translates to MRCACCGLREIQTTHLFTCSLSQHSSYPRPGLDSIVFNICTMEQPDLNYLKMVIRSVLTSSPGKVTISQISTDYSDFEGCNLSFEHLGFKTIYELLEICLMFLE, encoded by the exons ATGCGTTGTGCCTGCTGTGGCCTGAGAGAAATTCAGACGACTCATTTGTTCACATGTTCACTGTCGCAACACAGCTCTTATCCGCGGCCAGGCTTGGATTCAATT gTGTTTAATATATGCACCATGGAACAACCAGATTTAAATTACTTGAAGATGGTTATACGGAGTGTTTTAACAAGCTCTCCGGGTAAAGTGACAATATCGCAAATATCAACTGACTACTCTGATTTTGAAGGttgtaatttatcatttgagCATTTGGGATTCAAGACTATTTATGAGTTACTAGAAATATGTCTGATGTTCTTAGagtaa
- the LOC126555758 gene encoding uncharacterized protein LOC126555758 has product MNSFVTLIVDEKTSHLRELVVNQKQKSSVLKKNISTLRSRNNHLPKSANYKFCVNNLDNQRNDYTISTTREYNTPRYENSTPSSAKSTQSYEMYYSNRISDTIKVKMCQILSKHKDGILCIDFINAFYNEYNIHIDFFKYGFRSIRDMAYKLPSIFYVKVTDDDENNCVLFEADRRSELEDILEDPSLYYKNIPKTILYNLSHFFNKHRNGVKFNELMSLYCAEYGRAYEPLKYGYSSEKHMFESLDKMVEIENNQLFTIDPFAYAECLKNKNVDVINHQDNSSIVLLMADDFLLHYTGKDICNGKFRYSKIKLNDQKVAKVIVSEVYNPSSFYIQLEAEVNNLNKFMDTLQEYYEKNEEKYQVIPRLILPELPCASCYEDSNLWHRAMVLNIVDEENVKEAHLANFKP; this is encoded by the exons ATGAACTCATTCGTAACACTTATTGTTGATGAAAAAACTTCACATCTCAGAGAACTTGTcgtaaatcaaaaacaaaaaagcagcgtcctaaaaaaaaatatttctactttaAGAAGTAGAAATAATCACTTGCCGAAATCtgccaattataaattttgtgttAACAATCTTGATAATCAAAGAAATGACTATACCATTTCTACTACACGTGAATATAACACTCCTAGGTATGAAAATAGTACTCCAAG ttctGCAAAATCAACACAATCCTATGAAATGTATTACTCTAATAGGATATCGGatacaataaaagttaaaatgtgccaaattttaagtaaacacAAAGATGGTATACTGTGTATCGACTTTATAAACGctttttat aatgaatataacattcatattgatttttttaaatatggattCAGAAGTATCAGAGATATGGCATACAAATTAccatctatattttatgtgaaagTAACTGATGATGATGAGAATAATTGTGTTCTATTCGAAGCTGATAGACGAAGTGAACTAGAAGATATCTTAGAAG ATCCAtcactgtattataaaaatattccgaagactatattgtataatcttTCTCATTTCTTTAATAAGCATCGGAATGGTGTGAAATTCAATGAATTGATGTCTTTAtactgt gcaGAATATGGCCGAGCTTATGAACCATTAAAGTATGGCTATTCTTCTGAAAAACACATGTTTGAATCTTTAGACAAAATGgttgaaatagaaaataatcagCTGTTTACAATAGATCCTTTTGCCTATGCagaatgtttgaaaaataaaaatgtagatgTAATAAACCACCAAGATAACAGTtccattgtattattaatg GctgatgattttttattgcattacaCTGGAAAGGACATCTGCAATGGGAAATTTAGgtattctaaaattaagttGAACGATCAAAAGGTAGCAAAAGTCATAGTTTCTGAAGTGTACAACCCAagttcattttatattcaattagaaGCAGAAGTCAATAATCTGAATAAATTCATGGACACATTGCA agAGTACTacgaaaaaaatgaagaaaaatacCAAGTTATACCAAGGCTTATTCTTCCAGAATTGCCATGTGCCTCATGCTATGAAGATTCTAATCTGTGGCACAGGgctatggttttaaatattgttgatgAAGAAAATGTGAAA gaagCTCATTTAGCTAACTTTAAACCATAG